In Dioscorea cayenensis subsp. rotundata cultivar TDr96_F1 chromosome 9, TDr96_F1_v2_PseudoChromosome.rev07_lg8_w22 25.fasta, whole genome shotgun sequence, a genomic segment contains:
- the LOC120268224 gene encoding uncharacterized protein LOC120268224: MMTASFPFELQFLPIPITITHVTTSKLVGNQRGIVASDEQVNQVPATQAFSAIRNPTKSSSSRLGNASVGKSQVKCRDGKRPGNADKKRKVWVPPGVGTPAGASDVYKKPL, translated from the exons ATGATGACTGCATCATTCCCTTTTGAATTGCAGTTTTTACCAATCCCGATAACCATAACACATGTGACAACTTCAAAATTAGTGGGAAATCAAAGAGGGATTGTAGCAAGTGATGAACAAGTAAACCAGGTTCCTGCAACCCAG GCTTTCAGTGCTATTAGAAATCCTACGAAGTCATCATCCAGTAGACTAGGCAATGCTTCTGTGGGAAAGTCTCAAGTGAAATGCAGGGATGGTAAAAGACCAGGCAATGCTgacaaaaagagaaaagtttGGGTGCCCCCAGGAGTTGGAACCCCTGCTGGTGCATCAGATGTTTACAAAAAACCCCTTTAA